A genome region from Pygocentrus nattereri isolate fPygNat1 chromosome 10, fPygNat1.pri, whole genome shotgun sequence includes the following:
- the myct1b gene encoding myc target protein 1 homolog: MAANENDKDISWIQEMIDVEELTLAFCLSMLVGLLIGILIFIFLTWMSRRSASVRITTRPSRWLRAARSHNLHGQMGLYSSNGFNLSESTGRATLNLHRQTSVDPNELLGRSPSFQASTFRPPPKKGSNGSEDESQTALLHNSTGTNSAVTDPYNMGQSESFWLGKGSLRGYLPTQTPPPAYDSVINMFQETHT, from the exons ATGGCTGCAAATGAAAATGACAAGGACATTTCATGGATACAAGAAATGATAGACGTTG AGGAACTGACACTGGCCTTCTGCTTATCAATGCTCGTTGGTCTTCTGATTGGAATCCTGATTTTCATCTTCCTGACGTGGATGTCCAGGCGCAGTGCCTCAGTAAGGATTACCACACGTCCCAGTCGATGGTTAAGGGCTGCCAGGTCTCACAATCTCCATGGTCAGATGGGTCTCTACAGCAGTAATGGCTTCAACCTAAGTGAGAGCACAGGCAGAGCTACGTTAAACCTTCACAGACAGACATCTGTTGACCCCAATGAACTGCTGGGCCGCAGCCCCAGCTTTCAAGCCTCCACCTTTCGGCCACCGCCGAAGAAGGGCAGCAATGGGTCAGAGGACGAGAGCCAAACTGCACTGCTTCATAATTCCACTGGCACCAATTCAGCGGTGACAGATCCTTACAACATGGGCCAATCAGAGTCCTTTTGGTTGGGGAAAGGCAGTCTGAGAGGCTACCTCCCtacacaaacccctccacctGCATACGACAGTGTTATAAATATGTTTCAAGAAACCCACACCTGA